The Nicotiana tomentosiformis chromosome 2, ASM39032v3, whole genome shotgun sequence genome includes the window tagacaagctatcaaaacttccaagttaactaataatgaggccgagtataaggccatgattgcaggtctcgagatagctaaaggtttgggagcagaggtcatcaaggccaaatgtgactccctgcttgtggtaaaccaagtcaacagaaccttcgaggttcgagaagatcgaatgcagaggtacttggacaaattgtaggtgactctacatcggtttaaagaatggaccctacagcatgtgcctcgagaacaaaacggtgaggccgatgcccttgcaaatttggggtcatcattcaagacaacgagattagctcggggactgtcgtacaactttcaaggtcagtaatcgaagaaggccacaccgaaatcaactccacaagtctgacctgggattggagaaacaaatatattgAGTACCTAAAGagcgggaagcttccatcggatcctaaggaatcgaggactctacgcACGAAGgtcgcacgattcacattggccgaagatggaacactatatagaaggatgctcgatggaccattggcaatatgtttgggaccaggataTACCGACTAtgtcctacgagaaatccacgagggcacctgcgggaatcattccggtgccgaatcattggttcacaaagtcatcagagcaggatactattgggccgatatggaaaaggaaacaaaagagtttgttcgaaagtgcgacaaatatCAAATTTATGCgtcgatgattcaccaacccagagagcaactccactcagtcttatccccatgaccattcatcaaatggggaatggatatcgtcggccctctaccatctgccccaggtaaagctaaatttattttgtttatgactgactatttctctaagtgggttgaagcacggGCTTTCGAGAAAATTATAGAGAAAGAAGTcgtagacttcatctgggaccacattatatgccgattcgggatgcctgtCTAGATCGTATACGATAATGGAAAGCAATTAAAGCaacaaagtttctcgaagatcataaaataaaaaggatcctatcaacgccatatcatcctagtgggaacagacaggccgaatcgacaaacaagaccatcattcaaaatctaaagaaaagattgaacgacgctaagggaaaacggagagaaatattgcccgaagtcctttgggcgtatcgaacaacaccaaaatccagTACAGGGGCAACATCGTTCTCTTTAGTACATGGcgtcgaagctctgatcccggttgaagtcggggaacccagtgtcAGGTTTCTatatgcaacggaagagtcaaatcacgaggctatgaatacaagcctcaaaTTTCTAGATGAGAAATGGGAAgccgccctcgttcgaatggccgcacagaaacaacggatcgaaaggtactacaatcgaagagccaatcttcgacactttaaaatcggggacttggttctgaggaaggtcaccctcaatacttgagacccaaatgaaggaaaacttggcccgaactgggagggaccgtattaggtcctcgatatcatcggaaagggatcctacaaacttggcatgaTGAACGgcaaacaattaccaaacaattggaaaatatcactcctcaaacgatattactgctaaggtacgaccttctccactttcgtttatattttatactaaccatttgcaggtgtttaatcgaagacatcaaagaattcttcaaacacaaagtccttaggtctgaaagcacgcattgcactctatTTCCCTTAaaccggtttttgtcccaaatgggtttttctagcgaggtttttaacgaggcaaccattgttcgtgctaaacttacaacaattcaacagtatccgaggctcttttacaatcaacctcgaatactgggggcatcaCCGTCGGATAGTTACAAGAAAAATACTTCGTgccgacagggtctcgataggtaaattttgtaagggtcaaacgttcgaacgaaccatgcccatgtaGATTACTCAAGCCCTAATGAAAAACATGTACGTATGTTAATctattgaaaaaagtatttttccttgctagatatttcatgccttagagaaatttttACTTTAAAATGTCGTGCTtgtgatctattgtggaaactgtCTTAAGGGTCGGTCACAACTAAAGTTCGAACAATTGACCCCGCATTTggggactgccatccaaaaaatcgacatgatcgaattactaaaacctcgagatcgtaagaccttaaaaggGAAACCCtcaattttataggccacggccaccccactcggggactgatacttcgaacttgttcgaagtataacaggggaacaagcccaaaaggctacaaccaaattaacacggttcggagacgtccaaTTTCCGTTATAAAACAagccttcgaatattttcataaactggttaaaaaggctaccctcggctgaattactaagggtcttGATAATATCAaccctcgaaaaccctaatgggtacaaagtcgctcgaactctcgaaaaaattctttattttatgctaaggcattaacaaaacaaagggtctcgataatatcgacccttgaaagCCCTAACGGGTACGGAATCGTTCGAActctctagcaaatcccttatttcatgctaaggtacaatagattttatatgattaaacaataaacttTTCAATCCGGAAAGGGAGAAAACCGTTCTTTTTACTGTGGCCGTATCGaccattttatttctgagttcaaaaaatcatcctcactcaattaaaacctaagggtcaccctacttcgagtttgagcaagtactcactcgattaagaCTATACTAGTCCAGATTCGATCAAGTTGCCTAAGCCTCGAACAAATGAGCGAAATTTTCATAAAGTAGGAATGAAACAGAAAaaagatcttttatatatatgaagatatttacaaggaccgatcagggtcccgcataaaaaatcaaaaaagaaagggcctaagattcctaattttcctcagAGGCAGCTTCTCCTCCATCGAAGTCCTCCCCATTCTTGGACCCGCTCTTGTTGCCATCATCATCGGAAGAAGCCAATGCTCCAGCATCATCAtcttcatgctctctagcctttattatctcgtcggtaagatcgaaacctcgagcgtggatctcctcgagggtttccctcagagattggcatttggcaagttcagcaatccaatgcgctcgagtttgagcggtctcggctgcctctctcgtttggacttgagcggcttcaacatcggcccggtagacggccatgatcgcctctgcctcggcctttgccttttcgtcttcagatttggcctttgcaagttcggaagccaaccgagcctcgagctcttCTATTTTCTTTTCCTGAGATGTGCTCTTCTCCTTCATGGCGATTTCaacaatccaatgtgctcgagtttgagcggtcttggttgcctctctcgcttggacttgagcgaCTTTAGCATCGGCCCGGTAGACAGCCACGatcgcctctgcctcggcctttgccttttcggcttcagatttggcctttgcaagttcggaagccaaccgagcctcgagctcttctattttctttgcctgagtAGTGCTCTTAtccttcatgcctcgaagctgactttcgactaatgacaattgggctcgagcagcctctttttcagaa containing:
- the LOC138904842 gene encoding uncharacterized protein, translating into MEADTLGWKESMDRFASEKEAARAQLSLVESQLRGMKDKSTTQAKKIEELEARLASELAKAKSEAEKAKAEAEAIVAVYRADAKVAQVQAREATKTAQTRAHWIVEIAMKEKSTSQEKKIEELEARETLEEIHARGFDLTDEIIKAREHEDDDAGALASSDDDGNKSGSKNGEDFDGGEAASEEN